The genomic DNA GGGATACGTTAATATTAATTGTGATTTTAGCTGCCAAGAGTTGCTCTAACTGAACACGTGTGAACACGTGCCAGACGCATGTGAATCTTTCCTCTCACCAGTTTCCGAGTTTCGAAAAAAGCCTCTAACATACATTACAGATGGTCATTTCACCATTTCACCAACGCAACGCGAATTAGGTGGATAAGGGAACGTGACAAGAGACAAATTTAATcgtgaaagtaaaaatgattacttgcataataattcaaatactGACAATTTCATTCCCTATACTTTGATTCAtggtttcaattatttcttttgctTCCAGACTTACACAGAATCGACCCCTTGCTAAACCCAGAAATTGTAGTAACTCTTTCAAGGTCTCCGATATCTTTCTTTTAATAGAATTCAGCTAATCTAAAATTACAAAGTTAAGCTCTAACTGTCGTGctacattatttatatattttcacatcCAAATAAACCATTCTGACGCATTGAGTAAGTGCAAGAGAACGTATGAATCTCAACTGATATCTGCACAATTTAATCtatgatgaaataattaaacatcGACTAAggaatgtaataatttatatagcATGATCGATAATCAAACTCGTGTCCAGTAACAATGATATCAAATgtcgaaagaatgaaaaaaaaataataaaaatcgatgaagGGTATATAATCTGTAatccaaaaagaaaaagaggaaaggaACAATACAATTTGTTTTGCTGAAACGAAAGCAACAATTCACAATCGTAAAATAGGTATGTCGAATTTTATCTAGAGCAAGAATATCCGTGTTAATGTATGCATTTATTTAGATTATAAAGTAGATAGCAATCGAGTGCCAACCGCATCGTATgtatttagaaaataaaaataaaatcaaacggGAATATagcaagagagaaaaagagagccCACACAATGACGATAACAAGCGTCAAGGTTGGAGAAAATCGGCGATTTCGCAAGAATGATATTTTTCGCATagaattcagaaatttttttcggataagAATAAGATCCTGGTGATTATAATGTACAGGTCAACGACCACGCAGGGTCCAAATGAATACAAGTACCGCAGGCGTACGTATTTAAATACGTAccgcacatacatacatcgggTGAGATCTCTAGATAGGAGCTGAGGGCTTTAAATATAGAATAGGTGGGCTTACCGGGTCCTAGGTCTTCCCTGACATGCAACGCGCACAGTACACAGTGTGCAATGTCAAAGTACGGgaacatttttaatttaatgacCTGATTGGCCATGTCTAGGAAAGCTTCGGGATCCATGATTTCGTGTTTTATCTCTATTCCCGGTGGATGAATAGTTTTTTTACTAAATCTTGGAAATTAGCCGAAAAAacttgatgagaaaaaaaaataagtctcTTATCAAAAAAACACACCCGAGCGCCCGCGCGCTGTCTGCTACGCTGCCACTACGCCGTCTGCTAGTTGTCTGCTCGTCGTCTGCTAGAGGATATGAAAGTATAGTTCGTTTCCACCGTTTCCACCGCCATTTCACAGACAGCGCCACCATcggtcaaattttcaactaccGACCGCGCTCTTTTCTTGCTTTATTCAATCTCTGCGCCATTCTGCGCGCTTCACTTTCCAAATCTATGTTACGTCATATTTACACAATGTATATAGTATGTACAACAAATCTGCGCGCGAGGTTGAATGGAAGAATTCAACGTAGAAGATTGCTCTAGTGGCCATATCGTTTCGAACACAGCGCCGAGTGgagcgataaaattttttaacctctATACCTATAAGTGAGACCCCCGGTCTCGTGATGTAGCCCAACCTGCTTGGTACTAGGTatgtagtacatacatacgtatcatATGATTCATATGCGCAGTTAGCACACCATGCGTACTGCAGGCAAATCCTGCATAGAGATAGAATGACTGCATGAGCACCGCAGTCGCCGCGCCGCTGCCTCCGCGCCGAGTCGTTGATTCTGTTATGTCATTTATCGAGCAGGGTGCACAGACCTGCAGTTCGTTACTTCGGTGTTGATCGAGCGAGCCGTTTGTTCGCATCTATAAATGTAATATATAAAGTAAAGAAGGTTACGTACCTATTAATAGTTTATCTgtagatcaattttttttttataaattacggTATGCGCACTGTGGTATAATCTGTAATACGTCGCTCGCGAAATAATCACTCACAATCGGAATTGTTAATAAGCGATCCGCGTGGTTGGTATTACGTACTGTATAATTGTTTGCACATACACAACTGCGTAATCAACGTGAATCGTGATCACGAagggaaaattgaaatgtttaaTGTTGATCGATTCGTCGTTCTTAATAACAAACATGTTTTTTCGAATAGCGTTATACGCGCGCATTTTGCACGCGGCTCTCACCCCTTATCTCATTTTACGTGCAGTATTACAAATCGAACGATTAACTTACCTTTTGTCCCACATAAATACCTGTGCGATAAAGCCTGATGAGctgtttatttgatttttcattttcatacaaaCGATTTCTTATTTATCGTTTAGACGCTGTGTGGATGGAACGTTATGAGCGAGAGAAAAGTTTGACAGTTCATTCGAATTTTGTCGAAATCCCAGACACTGCACACCGAAAAGGCGACGTCCGATAATCTTTGTCAGCATTTCACGTCGGTGTTAAGCTCTTACATTATTGCTTCTCACATAGAGTGACCATGGCAAGTATAATGTTTATTCATAAGTCGTTTAACGTCAGCAAAAAGTAATCGCGAGTCATTCATAACCTCGGGCGATGCGAAAATGCTTAAATGCATACAGagtagtttaaaaatattaaagtgaaattattcaagtttCTACCGACTCTCTAAtttttaactaattttttttctctcattgaCAAAGAATGCCTGGAGTAACGATTCCTTTTCAGAACGATGGAGTCAGGCTTCGCGTTCACCCGTCAAAGGAAATATCAGATGCAGTATTTTACTCGAAGAAAAGGCAATCGAGAACGCTTGAGACGCTGATTGAAACGCAGCATTTGTTGTACCTGCTGTTATGCCTTTTGGCAGTTTCCCTGACGGTGATTATCTTGGAAAAGAAATTGCCAGAACCTTTGTTGACTGACACCGAAGGCCTTTATCCTGAAAAATTTGTCGCTGAGAGAGCGAGAAACAATCTAGTCAAGTTGACTAAAATTGGCCCTCGGATAACTGGCAGCTATGAGAACGAGGTCACGGCTGTTGATTTTTTGAAGACTGAAATTCAAAACGTTGTCAAAGACGCTCATATCAGTCATGAAATTCAAGTTGACATCACTAAACATAGCGGTGCATTTTCGTTAACTTTCCTAGATGGGATGACCAATGTTTATAGAAATGTTCAAAATGTTATTGTTAAAGTTGGCTCGAGAATCAATTCGAAACACAGCTTGTTGGTTAACTGTCATTTTGATACTTTTCCCGAGAGCCCTGGTGAGTTCTTATTCGTATAAGATATTTGATGGATTTCCAATTTAACTATTGAGAACGTTATGCGTTAGTTTGGGTTGAACTGAAACGTATTATTGCTTCAAATGtacaattatttgattttgttttcttgccAAGAATCGCtaaacatgatttttttatttgcttgcTTGATAAATCTTGtatcttgtcattttttcagacttcGATGATCAATAGATATTTTGTTAACATCTTGTGTACAGACAAAGTCAAGAATACATCATTTTCTATGATCATTCTAAATCagtaatttaattcaaatctgaatttaaatttgaatctgagagttgaaaaatttttaaaaccatcTATGCAGatactttttcaactttggttTTACTTGTCCCGTTTTCTTAATGGAAAAATATGTAGAAGACTTCATGAAGGATATTTAGTATTTATTAGGATATGTTATGACCGTGTCATAAAAACCTCATTCTTGGGTTGAGAGttaaatagtaataaaaaatgaattcaatcATTGTTCAAGGCCTGATTTTATGACCATTAATATTTCCTTCTCCGCAGTCGACCTTGGTTAAATACGTTTAGCTGAATTACTCTTCTTTTAAACGATCACTTGATCAATTTGACCTCTTAAATTTAAActttgattttacaaaaaaattggctcatctaaaatattaaattattcattcaactCAGCTAATAGCCCTgcgtaaattgaataaattgcacCAAAAAATGGCAACCTAAaccaaaatataaatattttatatcatacttttgataattctttgaaaaattaattcatagcTGTATAAACTGTATAGGTGGTTCAGATGACGGTGCTGGATGTGCTGTAATGTTGGAGATGTTGAGAATAATAGCTCAAAGTCCAAAGATATTAAAGcacaatattatatttctattTAACGGTgctgaagaaaatttgatgcAGGTTTggacaaattattcaattccatTTCGCCACATACAGGAAACATATTGGTCGTATAAATATGtgacagaaatattttcaactcatATCATAATTTCAGGCATCTCATGGTTTTATAACGCAGCACAAATGGGCAAACGAAGTAAAGTCTTTCATAAATTTAGAAGCCTGTGGAGCAGGCGGACGTGAATTATTGTTTCAAGCTGGTCCTGACAATCCTTGGATTTTGGAagtaagaattgaaaatataattgaacaaCCGAAAACCCATTATCAcgcatttttttacacagttCACATATTTTTCAGGTTTACGCTGAGTCTGTCCCATATCCATACGCTTCATCATTAGCacaagaaatatttcagagcGGAGTCATCCCTGGAGATACTGATTTCCGGATATTTCGAGACTTTGGAAAAGTTTCTGGTATGAAATCTAATATTGCATAATATCTCTTGTAACATTTTTTACCTATCTTGAAAAATAgctctgaaattttcataaatataaattatttcctatttgctgaaaatcaaaaactacTTATTGCCAAGAATTAACTTcttgaaaataagaattaaacttttttttaagatttgcTATGTTTTGtgttctcgaaaaaaaaatcaagccgatatatttgatttgtatCAGTATTTCAGCTCTACATGTAATTCTGATGCTTCTCTTCAACAGGTCTTGATTTTGCGTGGTCAACTAATGGGTATGTCTATCATACAAGGTTTGATAACGTAGATCAAGTGCCACTAGGTTCCCTGCAAAGAACTGGAGACAACATCTTGGCATTAGTGCGTGGAATAACGGCTGGTCACTATCTTTCTGACATAGTAATGAATCATCAAAAAGGAAGTCTAGTATTCTTCGATTTCTTGGGTGCATTTGTAGTTAGATGGCCAGAGTATCTAGCAAGTACTATTAATATCGCTGGTATTTTGACTGGACTTTACTCCATTTACGTCAACATGGAAACTGCTCGTAAATTGggtgagacaaaaaaaaaataagaaattattacagtaaattttttacctaaTTACTTGATGTGGAATTTTGATGGAATGTTAATAGTTCCGTGTACTCAACAATTACAGGGTGGCCATAAATTCTGGAAATGTGGAAAACATCGAAAAGTCAGGGAAATGTCAGGGCATTTTACACaagtcagggaatttcttTTATGGACAAATAAACCTCACAAATAAGGGGGTAATTAAGGATAagcctgaaaaattaatctcgAACGATTTTCAATCCACTGTATTTCCTTAATCTCGCTACTTTTGATTACTCTTACACTTTTCAACTGGAACATGAAATAGTTGAAATCCAAAGATTGtctattgatttgaaaatttgaaattttattcaattttcttcaacttcgTAAATTTAATCTAATTTCCGTAAAATAGTCAGGAAGACAGTCGATTCTTGGTACTAGAGAAGCtggagagtaaaaaaatattgaattacaaatttttatggcCACCTCGGTAATCTACTCAATTTTGTAAGAAACCGTCTCTATTTCAGATCTGAGGCATTCAGTCTACATTAAACAATTGGCACTGTCTGTGTTGGCTGTGATTGGTTCCTATATATTCTCAATGATCTCTGTAACAATGGTGGCGGTCTTTCTGACTCACCTTGGAAAAGTCATGAGCTGGTATGCCAGACCGGCATGgttattttttctgtacatttgTCCGACCATATTCTCATCCCTGGCGTTCTTTTTAGCTGTTGGTAATCATCAAAAAAAGGTATGTGCCACAAATTGGGCTAATTGAAAATGCCATTGAAAACATCCACTTAGATTTTTATCAGGTCTTTTCAAGGAATCAACAAATTGAAACCAATGTGCGTGTAGAGCTGTGCACTATCTAGATTATCAACTAATTGCATGCGTTTAGTCATTAAATGAAGATTAAATCGTTGAAgaagaattcaaaattcataattgatattttcaggAAAATATCACTCCATGGATGCTTTATTACTTGTATTTCGATGCGTATAACTTACTATGGATTACAGTTTTGTCTACCTGTGTTATACTGCGACTCAGATCTGGATTTATACCTTTACATTGGGTGATATTTCCTTCTATAGGCAATATAgtaagagagaaatttttcaagagatgGAGAGGTGAGCTGTATACATTAAAATAGGAAGTTTCTTGTAGCGTAGAATTTACCTAGTAGAAATAGAAGGTATTTTATGCCATTAGTTACAAAATGTGAATGCAATAAGAGCACCTAGAATCCTATAAGTATTTGACTTCACTGCAACACTTCAACTAATTCACcgtacttttttcttattgtagATGGAAAATGGTTGCTGTACCACATGGGTGTGATTAGTTTGCCTTACATACAGTCGTTTTACTTGACACTAGGCGCGCTCTACctttttattccaattatGGGTCGATCTGGTGCTGGTATTAACTCCGAAATCGCTATTGCGAATATGATATCGTTTATATTCTGTCTCCTCCTGAGTTTTACTGtacgttcaaaagttatttatgtCCCATACAAATTGCACCCTTCATTATGCGTTTCAGTCGAAAATGGCAAAtagaaatttgataaactgTATTTCTGCACGtatttactttttgtttatACCTGTATTAAATCATCTGCTCTCATGCTCCTTGTGATGTTTAGGTATACACTTTGTACTGAATAGCAAACGTTTACACAGAACTTGTATTGTATTTTCAGCTACCCATAGTATTCGTGGTGAAAAATGCAGGCAGAGTAATCAGCATTATGATTGGGATATTCTTAATAGCGGTTAGTATACTAATTCTGACGCCATTAGGCTTTCCGTACAGTGGTGATCCACTATCCCCAGCACCAGCTCGATTCATGATTGCAGTAAGTATGCAAGTTGGTATCGATTGAAATACTCTGTTacaatgaaaatcatgaaaGATTTATTTCCGCAGCACACGCACAGACAATACTATAATGAAAACGGTACGGTTCGGCATTCTGGTACTGGATATTGGTTGGTAGATTTGGATATGAACAGTCCACACAACGTGGAAACCATTGTACCGGAAGTAGCCACTGCAGGTTCGACTCTAAGAGATTGCGAAAAAGAGTTGTACTGTGGACTACCATACCTCATGCCCGTCACAACGTTTTTATGGTGAATATGAGCTTTGGTGTAAGATGAAACGTACTACGTTCTGAAGATTTCCTGACAGATTCTTTCAATCTATACTTTAGGAAAACGAGTTGGATTCCAGGTCCTGCGCCATTGATAAAAATACCCACCAGGCTGgaaagaatttcgaaaataaccAAAGGGAACCTTATCAGTTTCAGATTCAACGTTACAggtaatttcttattttgtaattgataTTTTGCTCAAGTATCAGTCAGAATAGTAACCAGGAAATGGTCTTCGTTAATCttgtttttacatttcagGACCTGATCATATTGGCATCATCTTATCACCGTACGAAGGTGTGCGTCTGATAAAATGGAGCGTGTTGGACGATCCGCCTTTGGAAGGACCGCTTTGGAATAATAGACATACGtactttatttattatgcTTGCGCAGCTGATTGCGAGCCTTACAGTTTCAGCGTCGATTTAGAAGTGAGTTGATTGACTTGTGTTGGTTGCATAAGTTAAATTGCATTTCTCGTTGAATATTTGTCCAATAATATCTAAAACCTCGTGTACTTCTTTCTCTCCAGATACCGCATGGTCATAAAGGGCCTTCGTTGAGTATTGCATTAGCAGGCCACTTTCTGCACGGTGAAAACCAAAAATCTTTAAGGTTCAAGACTTTCCTATCCCAATTTCCGTCTTGGACCGCAGTTATTCCTTGGACTGCTACTTACACCTCTTGGATATATTAGGGGTGAGCTGGGATTAAGATTACTATGTTGTGATTACATGGggtcgatttttttcgacgAAATCGCACCAAAATTTGAGTTACGTTTCTATACTCAAAACTATTTGCGCtgcgaatttttattacttgcaTTCTGGACTCGACTTCAGTACTCGTTAAAgttaaaatggaaaaatggcaagaaaaaaaaaccagtgaAAGATCTCCAGGACCAAAGGTTCTACTTTGTTGATAATTAGTAATTACACTTTACGAGCTCCTTGAATGATCGCTCTGTTTAAGTAACAGACAGACTAATTCTATATAAAACTATTTTATAACGCAATCAAAAGACTTAGTGACATATCTTGAGTCATGGGTTCTTTAAAATTCTAtgtaatcaatattttttttttcattacaaccCATGTATTACTGCAGTGAATTACATGTTAAAGAAATTTGCAGTCTACGGCTAATGTAAGAATTGAAAACGCCTTATGACAGGAATAAGACGTATTCGAATTATAGCAAAATACATACAAAACGtctattattaataaattaggTAAATGAATTCTCGCTCTGGtacttagttttttcttcaatgtaatCATCTTTAATTCGTATGCAACATACAGGTATTGGATATATGAGTATTGTATCTAAATAAACTTTTTAGGTTTAGATTATCGAATGCTTATAATTAAGCACAGCACAAATTCATACACATATGAATCTATTTATTGATGACAAATTTCTGTCTTGTCCGCAGCTAGTAATCTGCACCTTGTGTTAGCTATTATTACATGATATTTCAGTTTCAGCACACGAAAATCTCGCGCTCTCCCAATCGCAAAGATACGTGAAAAATCTGCTTTATGATAGGAAAAAGTCGTAGTAGTAGCCTACCAGGCTACCTGATTTCCAATATGGTACTATATACAGGCTTTAATGACGAAGAAGAGAACGAACGAGAAATACATAATgtacaaatattatatatgtatacacataaacGTAGGGTAGAAATATGTTAAGTAGTTGGTAACGGATGATTTTTTAAAGGTGAACAAAATTCACCGCCATTATGACTAATAATAACTAACCGAATTGATTCAAGAAACAATTTAAATCAAACGCGTCACGTATTGTGGGTTTCTTTGACAATTTCTCCCTTGTTTCGATCTTCTGTGATTACTTTTTCTGTTATAGATGATAAGTAACGTAAAAGAGGATTAATGATAAAGTGCCATTAGATAAAATGTAGgctaaatatacaaaaatgataaaatagcACATAAAACTCGTTGCCACGTGCAGCCGCTGACACTTCGGCACGTGTGTAAACTGAATAATTTCTCTTGACAAGATAACAAGATAATGTTATTCTGGAACTCGAAAGCCTAGAGCATATCAACGAAAGCCAAAATATCATGAACATAATATTTAAAGTTGTCATTTGACAATTTATATAATGCCAATTTTATACGtttaagtaaaataataattaactagTATGTACCGATGATGCCCCTGCATTCGATGCTGCTCTGACATATAATGTTTATTCATGAaagtgatagaaaaaaatcggtcttgacaaaattt from Diprion similis isolate iyDipSimi1 chromosome 2, iyDipSimi1.1, whole genome shotgun sequence includes the following:
- the LOC124411320 gene encoding endoplasmic reticulum metallopeptidase 1-like, which translates into the protein MNDGVRLRVHPSKEISDAVFYSKKRQSRTLETLIETQHLLYLLLCLLAVSLTVIILEKKLPEPLLTDTEGLYPEKFVAERARNNLVKLTKIGPRITGSYENEVTAVDFLKTEIQNVVKDAHISHEIQVDITKHSGAFSLTFLDGMTNVYRNVQNVIVKVGSRINSKHSLLVNCHFDTFPESPGGSDDGAGCAVMLEMLRIIAQSPKILKHNIIFLFNGAEENLMQASHGFITQHKWANEVKSFINLEACGAGGRELLFQAGPDNPWILEVYAESVPYPYASSLAQEIFQSGVIPGDTDFRIFRDFGKVSGLDFAWSTNGYVYHTRFDNVDQVPLGSLQRTGDNILALVRGITAGHYLSDIVMNHQKGSLVFFDFLGAFVVRWPEYLASTINIAGILTGLYSIYVNMETARKLDLRHSVYIKQLALSVLAVIGSYIFSMISVTMVAVFLTHLGKVMSWYARPAWLFFLYICPTIFSSLAFFLAVGNHQKKENITPWMLYYLYFDAYNLLWITVLSTCVILRLRSGFIPLHWVIFPSIGNIVREKFFKRWRDGKWLLYHMGVISLPYIQSFYLTLGALYLFIPIMGRSGAGINSEIAIANMISFIFCLLLSFTLPIVFVVKNAGRVISIMIGIFLIAVSILILTPLGFPYSGDPLSPAPARFMIAHTHRQYYNENGTVRHSGTGYWLVDLDMNSPHNVETIVPEVATAGSTLRDCEKELYCGLPYLMPVTTFLWKTSWIPGPAPLIKIPTRLERISKITKGNLISFRFNVTGPDHIGIILSPYEGVRLIKWSVLDDPPLEGPLWNNRHTYFIYYACAADCEPYSFSVDLEIPHGHKGPSLSIALAGHFLHGENQKSLRFKTFLSQFPSWTAVIPWTATYTSWIY